A section of the Pan paniscus chromosome 11, NHGRI_mPanPan1-v2.0_pri, whole genome shotgun sequence genome encodes:
- the PABIR1 gene encoding PPP2R1A-PPP2R2A-interacting phosphatase regulator 1, which produces MAQEKMELDLELPPGTGGSPAEGGGSGGGGGLRRSNSAPLIHGLSDTSPVFQAEAPSARRNSTTFPSRHGLLLPASPVRMHSSRLHQIKQEEGMDLINRETVHEREVQTAMQISHSWEESFSLSDNDVEKSASPKRIDFIPVSPAPSPTRGIGKQCFSPSLQSFVSSNGLPPSPIPSPTTRFTTRRSQSPINCIRPSVLGPLKRKCEMETEYQPKRFFQGITNMLSSDVAQLSDPGVCVSSDTLDGNSSSAGSSCNSPAKVSTTTDSPVSPAQAASPFIPLDELSSK; this is translated from the coding sequence ATGGCTCAGGAGAAGATGGAGCTAGACCTGGAGCTGCCTCCGGGTACGGGCGGGAGCCCGGCGGAGGGCggtggcagcggcggcggcgggggcctCAGGAGGTCTAACAGCGCCCCCCTGATCCACGGCCTCAGTGACACTTCGCCGGTGTTCCAGGCCGAGGCGCCGAGCGCCAGGCGGAACAGCACAACGTTCCCGAGCCGCCACGGCCTGCTGCTACCGGCCTCCCCTGTCCGCATGCACAGCAGCCGCTTGCACCAGATCAAACAAGAAGAGGGCATGGACTTGATCAATCGAGAGACGGTCCACGAGCGGGAGGTGCAGACCGCAATGCAGATAAGCCACTCCTGGGAGGAAAgtttcagcctgagtgacaacgACGTGGAGAAATCCGCCTCCCCCAAGCGCATCGATTTCATTCCTGTGTCACCAGCACCGTCACCCACTCGGGGAATTGGGAAGCAGTGTTTTTCGCCATCCTTGCAAAGTTTTGTAAGTAGCAACGGATTGCCTCCAAGCCCTATTCCCAGCCCAACGACCCGATTTACCACCCGGAGAAGCCAGAGCCCCATCAATTGCATTAGACCAAGTGTTCTTGGACcattgaaaagaaaatgtgaaatggaAACTGAATATCAGCCAAAGAGATTTTTCCAGGGCATCACCAACATGCTTTCTTCTGACGTTGCACAGCTGTCAGATCctggtgtgtgtgtatcttcGGATACCCTTGATGGAAACAGCAGCAGTGCCGGATCTTCTTGTAACTCACCAGCGAAAGTCAGCACTACCACCGACTCTCCTGTGTCACCTGCCCAAGCGGCTTCTCCATTTATTCCACTAGATGAACTTTCGTCTAAGTGA